In one Magallana gigas chromosome 7, xbMagGiga1.1, whole genome shotgun sequence genomic region, the following are encoded:
- the LOC105332565 gene encoding mitochondrial import receptor subunit TOM22 homolog, whose amino-acid sequence MEIPASGDQIMELTGDKLKELTNAIEDEEDDDEELDETLVERLIGLTEMFPDSVRNAVCSAGSFSWKAMQWSFSFSKSAMWVAVSAGTILVLPVMFENERAQMLDQQKQQEKQILLGPHSAMSGPGMVPPGMLPPGMVPPPPSMAPPPPASS is encoded by the exons ATGGAAATACCTGCTTCTGGTGACCAGATAATGGAACTTACAGGGGACAAGTTGAAGGAGTTAACTAATGCAATTGAGGACGAAGAGGATGACGATGAG GAATTGGATGAAACCCTAGTAGAAAGATTAATTGGGCTAACAGAAATGTTTCCAGATTCAGTCCGTAATGCTGTCTGTAGTGCAGGATCCTTTTCATGGAAAGCCATGCAGTGGAGTTTCTCATTCAGCAAGAGTGCAATGTGGGTAGCTGTGTCTGCAGGAACAATACTGGTTCTACCAGTGATGTTCGAAAATGAAAGAGCACAAATGTTAGACCAGCAAAAGCAGCAGGAAAAACAG ATTTTATTAGGACCACATTCAGCTATGTCAGGGCCAGGAATGGTGCCTCCGGGAATGTTGCCACCAGGCATGGTACCCCCACCCCCATCAATGGCACCTCCCCCTCCTGCCTCGTCTTAA
- the LOC105332562 gene encoding N-acetylglucosamine-1-phosphotransferase subunit gamma, translating to MKKNMSASTKRRRLFCICIAFEHVLPILLCLLMVMKHTVSEMVSMKIVEEPSSYGLNSYNFASHTTDDKKLKMRIQPSNFSGPAHLKRLYGKCFSKEMNEYRYELCPFFNVTQHEQSYRWNPFSGVLGVWQEWEIENNTFTAMEMREGEKCGDIHRTVKVIFVCGDKHDIVNVTEPSTCNYHMRFISPYVCHRDSMLVYPTLSEELQGAWDELEGELHREELTQKGYKKQLRKIFEKAGYYIPQEEKKLLSEQAVKREEEEKKEENGQFDTLLKCTEEYRKLKKEIEGLRTLLAVKESKDATDVLSGNSTSESTQTKKSKRKSKVGKFLKSISKTKT from the exons ATGAAGAAAAACATGTCTGCTTCGACGAAAAGGAGGAGATTGTTTTGCATCTGTATTGCATTTGAACACGTTTTACCTATTTTATTGTGTCTGTTGATGGTTATGAAACACACAG TTTCAGAGATGGTTAGCATGAAAATTGTTGAGGAACCATCCAGCTATGG TCTCAACAGTTACAACTTCGCTAGTCACACAACAGAtgacaaaaaattaaagatgaGGATACAGCCAAGTAATTTCTCAGGACCTGCTCATTTAAAAAGGCTCTATGGGAAATGTTTCTCAAAGGAGATGAACGA GTACAGATATGAGCTTTGTCCATTCTTTAATGTGACTCAACATGAACAGTCCTACAGATGGAATCCATTTAGCGGAGTACTGGG GGTATGGCAAGAGTGGGAGATTGAGAATAATACATTTACTGCCATGGAAATGAGAGAGGGTGAAAAATGTGGTGATATTCATCGAACTGTCAAG GTGATTTTTGTTTGTGGAGATAAGCATGACATAGTGAACGTAACAGAGCCGTCCACCTGTAACTACCACATGAGATTTATCTCCCCTTACGTCTGTCACAGAGACTCGATGCTAGTGTACCCCACCCTCAGTGAGGAGCTACAGGGGGCGTGGGATGAGCTGGAGGGGGAGCTCCACAGGGAGGAGCTTACTCAGAAA GGGTATAAAAAACAACTGcggaaaattttcgagaaagcTGGATATTACATTCcacaagaagaaaaaaagctTTTATCAGAACAAGCTGTGAAGCGTGAGGAAGaggagaaaaaagaagaaaacggACAGTTTGATACCTTGCTTAAATGTACAGAG GAATATAGAAAACTGAAGAAAGAAATTGAAGGATTGAGAACTCTCTTAGCAGTGAAAGAAAGTAAag atGCTACCGATGTTTTATCTGGTAATTCAACATCAGAATCAACACAGACAAAGAAGTCTAAACGTAAAAGTAAAGtggggaaatttttgaaatcaatatcCAAAACAAAGACATGA
- the LOC105319575 gene encoding 18S rRNA aminocarboxypropyltransferase, whose amino-acid sequence MGKHNKQFTGKKKTNNDRRRHRDDKFDVDKCNRDFGSCQIDSDEESPSYAPENFPCPLGMWDLEHCDPKKCSGRKLGRLGYVKTLRLQQRFSGLILSPMGVKCVSPQDREIVGEHGVAVIDCSWARLEDTPFSRMRGGHPRLLPYLVATNPINYGKPCTLSCVEAYAAAFYITGYKELGEILLKKFKWGHTFYEVNEELLEKYAKCKDSADVVAAQKEYLEQLEVEHNKPKQDLTDIDMDLEHCNPNRRVGELPPSDSSDDSEEEEDDDEEEKEREEKNENEEEEEEEESEEQHSAEECNKRDSACGGTDKGESPKSKPHKGTSTSPT is encoded by the exons ATGGGAAAGCACAATAAACAGTTCAcaggaaaaaagaaaacaaacaacgACAGAAGGCGACACAGAGACGACAAGTTTGATGTCGATAAGTGTAACAGAGATTTTGGCTCATGTCAGATTG ACAGTGATGAAGAATCTCCATCATATGCCCCTGAAAACTTCCCATGTCCATTAGGCATGTGGGATTTGGAGCATTGTGATCCCAAAAAATGCAGTGGTAGAAAACTAGGACGATTGGGATATGTGAAAACTCTTAGACTGCAACAGAGGTTTAGTGGACTAATACTGTCACCAATGGGGGTCAAGTGTGTGTCTCCACAGGACAG GGAGATTGTGGGGGAGCATGGAGTGGCCGTGATAGATTGCTCCTGGGCTCGATTAGAGGACACCCCCTTCTCTAGAATGAGAGGGGGCCACCCTCGTCTCCTTCCTTATCTGGTGGCCACAAACCCAATCAACTACGGAAAGCCGTGCACATTGTCCTGTGTAGAGGCTTACGCTGCAGCTTTCTATATCACAG GATACAAAGAACTTGGTGAAATTCTCCTGAAAAAGTTTAAGTGGGGTCATACATTTTATGAGGTGAATGAGGAATTGCTGGAAAAATATGCCAAGTGTAAAGACAGCGCTGACGTTGTGGCAGCTCAGAAAGAGTACTTAGAACAGTTGGAAGTGGAACACAACAAGCCTAAACAAG ATCTGACAGACATAGACATGGATCTGGAGCACTGTAATCCAAACCGGAGAGTGGGAGAACTTCCACCTAGTGACAG TTCTGATGACAGTGAAGAGGAagaagatgatgatgaagaagagaaggagagagaggaGAAGAACGAAAatgaggaggaggaggaagaaGAGGAGAGTGAGGAGCAGCATTCTGCTGAGGAGTGCAATAAGAGGGACAGTGCTTGTGGAGGCACAGATAAAGGGGAATCTCCCAAATCCAAGCCTCACAAAGGAACCTCAACAAGTCCAACTTAA